A window from Salvia miltiorrhiza cultivar Shanhuang (shh) chromosome 2, IMPLAD_Smil_shh, whole genome shotgun sequence encodes these proteins:
- the LOC131013193 gene encoding uncharacterized protein LOC131013193 encodes MFKAFSSKFLDTHRFLFRFQPAGHPSLLRRSLAVMSVAAVKRVGTHNGSFHCDEALGCFMIRLTKKFSEAHIVRTRDPKVLETLDAVLDVGGVYDPAKDRYDHHQKGFEEIFGHGFNTKLSSAGLVYKHFGKEIIAKELQVDEDHPDVQRLFLAVYKNFMEAIDAIDNGINQYDTDQPPRYVNNTHLSSRVGKLNLDWTDPDQSSEKENGAFEQAMALTGREFMDNVRFLARSWLPARSIVMQCLEARLDVDPSGEIMVLDRFCPWKLHLFELEEEMKINPPIKYVLYEDERSKSWRVQAVAMAPDRFESRKALPAQWRGLRDDELSRESGIPGGVFVHMSGFIGGSQTYEGALAMAKAALKL; translated from the exons ATGTTCAAAGCATTTTCAAGCAAATTTCTCGACACCCACCGTTTCCTCTTCCGCTTCCAACCTGCCGGACACCCGTCCCTCCTCCGCCGTAGCCTCGCAGTCATGTCAGTTGCCGCCGTTAAGCGTGTGGGTACTCACAACGGAAGCTTCCACTGCGACGAAGCCCTCGGCTGCTTCATGATCCGCCTCACGAAGAAGTTCTCCGAAGCTCACATCGTCCGCACCCGCGATCCCAAG GTTCTTGAAACTCTGGACGCTGTGCTGGATGTGGGTGGGGTCTACGACCCGGCCAAAGACCGCTACGATCATCACCAGAAGGGTTTTGAAGAGATTTTTGGTCATGGGTTTAATACTAAGCTCAGTAGTGCTGGTCTTGTTTACAAG CATTTCGGGAAAGAGATAATTGCTAAGGAGCTTCAAGTTGATGAAGACCATCCTGACGTTCAGCGGTTGTTTCTGGCAGTTTACAAGAACTTCATGGAG GCGATAGATGCCATTGACAATGGAATCAATCAGTACGACACAGACCAGCCACCGAGATATGTGAATAATACACACTTGTCCTCACGAGTTGGGAAATTGAATCTAGATTGGACAGATCCTGATCAGTCGTCTGAGAAGGAAAATGGAGCCTTCGAACAAGCTATGGCTTTGACTGGCCGTGAGTTCATGGAT AATGTTAGATTTCTCGCTCGATCATGGCTACCAGCTAGGTCAATTGTGATGCAGTGCCTTGAGGCAAGGCTTGATGTTGATCCCAGTGGAGAAATTATGGTCTTGGATCGATTTTGTCCA TGGAAACTTCACTTATTTGAGCTCGAGGAGGAGATGAAGATTAACCCTCCTATTAAATATGTGCTTTATGAG GATGAGCGAAGCAAAAGTTGGCGAGTCCAGGCAGTGGCAATGGCACCTGATAGATTTGAGAGCCGCAAGGCGCTTCCTGCTCAATGGCGTGGCCTGAGAGATGATGAACTGTCTAGAGAGTCGGGGATTCCCGGGGGCGTTTTTGTCCATATGAGCGGTTTTATTGGTGGAAGTCAGACCTACGAGGGTGCACTTGCGATGGCGAAAGCAGCACTGAAGCTCTGA
- the LOC131013194 gene encoding uncharacterized protein LOC131013194 gives MEQNTASIAKKIWKIVRVVYFMLRKGISKGKLLADLNMMMKRGKIASKAALHNILFHHHGASRRFHDRHVSTFPASLNDYEFSCSDTPTFRLPFHLNKRKTSHAPPFDSDAMAAALEMFSSAAASPALPGFGPSPLVRQLRITDSPFPLREAEEDNHVDEAAEEFITKFHNDLKRQNSKIFLDYY, from the coding sequence ATGGAGCAAAATACAGCAAGCATAGccaaaaaaatatggaaaatagTGCGAGTGGTGTATTTCATGCTGAGAAAAGGAATTTCAAAGGGCAAACTACTAGCCGACCTCAACATGATGATGAAGCGCGGCAAGATCGCCAGCAAAGCCGCCTTACACAACATCTTGTTCCACCACCACGGTGCCAGCCGCCGCTTCCACGACCGCCACGTCTCCACCTTCCCCGCTTCGCTCAACGACTACGAGTTCAGCTGCAGCGACACCCCTACCTTCCGCCTCCCTTTCCACCTCAACAAACGCAAGACCTCCCACGCGCCGCCGTTCGACAGCGACGCAATGGCGGCGGCTCTCGAGATGTTCAGCAGCGCGGCCGCGTCTCCCGCGCTGCCGGGGTTCGGGCCGAGCCCCTTGGTGAGGCAACTGAGGATCACCGATTCTCCGTTCCCGTTGAGAGAAGCTGAAGAAGATAATCACGTTGATGAAGCTGCTGAGGAATTCATAACCAAGTTTCATAACGATTTGAAGCGCCAGAATTCCAAGATTTTTTTGGATTATTATTGA